One genomic window of Quercus robur chromosome 6, dhQueRobu3.1, whole genome shotgun sequence includes the following:
- the LOC126689626 gene encoding chaperone protein dnaJ 20, chloroplastic-like — MEISLRMNPKIATMVPKLPKTRSRRKGYELKTVLCRANEWTMQKKNTNFYQVLSLGSEDVGFDEIKKAHRSMALQYHPDVCPPSAKEESTRRFVEIQKAYETLSDPISREMYDYQLRLVKSMGSGVCMEERKSKFPKEVWESQLYGLKKRSQVRMEKKKYYGYK, encoded by the coding sequence ATGGAGATTTCCTTGAGAATGAATCCGAAGATTGCAACAATGGTTCCAAAGCTACCTAAAACAAGGTCTAGGAGAAAGGGTTATGAGCTCAAAACCGTACTATGTAGAGCTAATGAGTGGACCATGCAAAAAAAGAACACCAACTTTTATCAAGTACTTTCTCTTGGTTCGGAGGATGTTGGTTTCGATGAGATAAAGAAGGCACACAGAAGCATGGCCCTTCAATATCACCCTGATGTTTGTCCTCCCTCTGCAAAAGAAGAATCCACAAGACGATTTGTTGAGATTCAAAAGGCTTATGAGACACTCTCTGATCCAATCTCACGTGAAATGTATGATTACCAGTTGCGTTTGGTCAAGTCAATGGGATCTGGAGTTTGTATGGAGGAAAGGAAGTCCAAATTTCCCAAGGAAGTTTGGGAAAGCCAACTCTACGGACTAAAGAAAAGGTCTCAGGTccgaatggagaagaagaaatatTATGGATACAAGTAG